The Gaiellales bacterium nucleotide sequence TCGCCGTACGTCGACGCCCGCCTGCCCGACGGCTCGCGTGTGAACGCGATCATCCCGCCGCTGGCCGTCCGGGGCTCCGCGCTGACCATCCGAAAGTTCCGCAAGGACCCGTTCACGATGCCCGACCTGATCAAGTTCGGGACGCTGACCCACAAGTCCGGGCAGTTCCTCGAGGCGTGCGTCCGCGGCAAGCTGAACATCCTCATCTCCGGCGGTACCGGTTCCGGTAAGACCACCACCCTGAACGTGCTGTCCGCTGCGATCCCCACCGACGAGCGGATCATCACCGTCGAGGATGCGGCAGAGCTCCAGCTGAAGCAGGAGCATGTGATCACGCTCGAGTCGCGGCCGGCGAACATCGAGGGCAAGGGCCAGGTCACGATCCGCGACCTCGTGCGCAACACCCTGCGCATGCGCCCCGACCGCATCATCGTCGGCGAGTGCCGTGGCCCGGAGACCGTGGACATGCTCCAGGCCATGAACACGGGCCACGATGGGTCGCTGACGACCGTCCACGCAAACAACCCGCGTGACGCGCTCGCCCGTACCGAGACGCTCGTGCTCACGGCCGGCGTGGACCTGCCGCTGCGCGCGATCCGCGAGCAGATCTCGAGCGCATTCGACCTGATCGTGCAGGTGTCGCGACTGGTCGACGGCACCCGCCGCATCACGCACATCACCGAGGTGCTGCGGATGGAGTCGGACGTGGTCACGCTGCAGGACGTCTTCATCGCCAAGCCCGTCGAGAACGCGGCCGAGCAGGCAGAGACCGGGCACCGGCTGCTCGGCCCACTGACCTGCACGGGCATCAAGCCGCACTTCCTCGACAAGATGGCGGGGAACGGCGTGAACCTGCCGCCCAACTTCTTCCTGCCCGAAACGGGAGAGCGGCAGGCCGCGTCCACCGCCGGCGTCTTCGGCAGGGCGGTCGGCCAGTGATGCGACGCCGCATCGCCATCATCACGGCGCTTGCGGCCCTCGTGGCGGCCGTCCCTGCGGCGGCCAGTGGTGGCCAGCTGCAGGTCAAGAAGGTCGACACCAGCGGGTTCCCGACCGTCCGCGTCAGCATCCAGACCGCGTCGGCGGGCAAGGCGCCCGATCTCGCGATCACCGAGAACGGCCGTGCCGTTCCCTCCGCCGACATCCAGATGGTGGATCCCGGCGCTCCCGCGGCCATCGCGCTGGTGATCGACACGTCCAACAGCATGGCCGGAGTGAAGATCGGCGATGCGATCGCGGCCGCCAAGCAGTTCGTGGACGCGCAGAAGGACGGCAACGTGCTCGGCGTCTACGGGTTCGGCGCAACCGCGTACCCGGCCGCCCGGCTGACCGCGGACCGCACCGAGGTCGACACGGCGATCAGCCAGCTCGGCACCGGGGGAGATCCCGGGACGGCGCTGTTCTCGGCCGTTCAGCTCGCGGCGAACGACCTTCGCACGGCTCCCGCGCAGCGGCGCGTCATGATCCTGATCACCGACGGCTCGTCAGAGCACGATGCGGCCACGATCGCCGAGGCGCTCTCGGCCGCGAAGGCGGCCGGCGTGACGATCTACCCGGTCGGCATCGCAACCGATTCGACCGCGCAAGCTGCGCTCCAGCAGCTGGCATCGGCCACCGGCGGCGCCGCCTCACAGGCGACCGACTCCGCCGCACTGTCCTCGGTCTACACCACCATCTCGGCCGACCTCGGCAGCAGCTACACCTACCTGTACCAGAGCGCCGTGGCGCCCGGGGCACCGCTGCAGCTGAAGCTGTCGGCTCCCGGATACCCGGCGGCGACCGAGCAGCTGAAGGCGCCGGGCACATTCGTGCCGGCATCGAAGAGCAGCGGCGGGCTCTCGCTGCCCAACAGCGCCGCCGGCCGTATGGCGATCGCCGGCATCGTCGGCCTGTTCGTCCTGTTTGCAGCCGTGTTCATCATGTCGGCGCGCCCGGACGTGATCGTGCACAAGCGGATCGCCCCGTACACCGAGACCAAGCGCCAGGTCGCGGCCGAGGACAGCGACGAGCCGACGATCTCGCTCCTCCACCAGCTGTTCATCTCGACCGAGCGGATCATCGGCTCGATGAACTTCTGGAAGCGGATGTCTGCGATGCTGGAGCAGGCCGACCTGCCTCTGCGCACGGCCGAGCTGTTCTACATCCAGATGGCGGCGGCCCTGCTCGCCGGCTTCGTGATGGCGTTTCTGCTCGGCCACCGTGGCCTGTTCGCGCTCGGCGCGCTGATCGTCGGCGGCCTGGCCCCGGTGTTCTATGTGCGTTTCAAGGCGAAGAAGCGCATGTCGCTGTTCGAGAACCAGCTGCCCGAGACGCTGATCACGATGGCGGCGTCGCTGAAGGCCGGTCACGCGTTCAACCAGGCGGTGGCGATGTGCGTCCAGGAGGGCGCCGAGCCGACCGCGAAGGAGTTCTCGCGCGTGGTCGCCGAGATCCAGCTCGGCGCGCAGTCCGAGGTCGCGCTGGAGGCGATGGCGCAGCGCATGAACTCGTACAACTTCGGCTTCGTCGTCATGGCCGTCAACATCCAGAGGACCGTCGGCGGCAGCCTCGCCGACATCCTCGACATGGTGTCGGACACCGTCCGCCAGCGCCAGCAGTTCGAGAAGAAGGTGAAGGCGCTGACGGCGCAGGGCCGCATGTCCGCCTACGTGCTGATCGCCATGCCGTTCCTGATGGGCCTTGCGATCTTCGCGCTGAACCCGTCGTACATGTCCATCCTCTTCACGAGCACGGTCGGCAAGGTGATGATCGGTGGGTCGCTGGTGATGATGGGCATCGGCGCGCTGATCATCAAGAAGATCGTGTCCTTCAAGGAGTAGCCGCATGCTGATCTTTCTCGGAATAGCGTGTTTCTTCGGAGCGGTCTACGTGCTGCTCACCGGCCTCACTGTGCGCCAGCGCGAGGTGGCGCTGTCGGTGCGGCGCGCCAAGCGCTACGGCATGCGCAACCAGCGCGAGATCGAGACGCGCCGCAGCGTCAACGACCGCGTCCTCGGCCCGATGGCCGCCCGGCTGGCCG carries:
- a CDS encoding CpaF family protein, whose amino-acid sequence is IIRQISDDILGYGPLEPFLRDDSITEVMVNDHSTIYIERHGKITRTNAQFVDDQHLLRIIDKIISRIGRRIDESSPYVDARLPDGSRVNAIIPPLAVRGSALTIRKFRKDPFTMPDLIKFGTLTHKSGQFLEACVRGKLNILISGGTGSGKTTTLNVLSAAIPTDERIITVEDAAELQLKQEHVITLESRPANIEGKGQVTIRDLVRNTLRMRPDRIIVGECRGPETVDMLQAMNTGHDGSLTTVHANNPRDALARTETLVLTAGVDLPLRAIREQISSAFDLIVQVSRLVDGTRRITHITEVLRMESDVVTLQDVFIAKPVENAAEQAETGHRLLGPLTCTGIKPHFLDKMAGNGVNLPPNFFLPETGERQAASTAGVFGRAVGQ
- a CDS encoding VWA domain-containing protein, with protein sequence MRRRIAIITALAALVAAVPAAASGGQLQVKKVDTSGFPTVRVSIQTASAGKAPDLAITENGRAVPSADIQMVDPGAPAAIALVIDTSNSMAGVKIGDAIAAAKQFVDAQKDGNVLGVYGFGATAYPAARLTADRTEVDTAISQLGTGGDPGTALFSAVQLAANDLRTAPAQRRVMILITDGSSEHDAATIAEALSAAKAAGVTIYPVGIATDSTAQAALQQLASATGGAASQATDSAALSSVYTTISADLGSSYTYLYQSAVAPGAPLQLKLSAPGYPAATEQLKAPGTFVPASKSSGGLSLPNSAAGRMAIAGIVGLFVLFAAVFIMSARPDVIVHKRIAPYTETKRQVAAEDSDEPTISLLHQLFISTERIIGSMNFWKRMSAMLEQADLPLRTAELFYIQMAAALLAGFVMAFLLGHRGLFALGALIVGGLAPVFYVRFKAKKRMSLFENQLPETLITMAASLKAGHAFNQAVAMCVQEGAEPTAKEFSRVVAEIQLGAQSEVALEAMAQRMNSYNFGFVVMAVNIQRTVGGSLADILDMVSDTVRQRQQFEKKVKALTAQGRMSAYVLIAMPFLMGLAIFALNPSYMSILFTSTVGKVMIGGSLVMMGIGALIIKKIVSFKE